The DNA region CCCGTAGTCGTCCCCCAGCAGGATGGGACACCAGTCGCTGGCGATGATATTTTCCCTGAAAACCAGGTCCGGGCTGGTGTTGAGGCAGACCACGCCCACGGCGACGGTCTTGGCGTCCGTGCCCTGAGCCGTGGCGGCGATGATGTTGTGGTGAAAGAGTGCGGATTGCTTTGCATCGGGCAACCCTACGAAGAGCGCGCGGCCCCAGCTGTCCATGCCGTTGGGCAGGCCGTCCTCCTTCCCCAGAACCAGAAAGGTGTTGCACCATGCCTCCACCCCGTCGTTCTTGCCCCAGGTCATGCGCAGGCCCGCTGACCCGGCCGATCCGTACTCCCCGCTCGCCGCCGTGTTTTGCGTCTCCACATAGTTGGTGTGAACCTTGACTCCAGGTCCCGGCCAGATGCCGATGGGATGCGCTCCCGCGCCGAAGATCTTGTTCTGGTGGATGACGCCGTCGGAAATACTGACCCCGAACGAGTTCGTGACGACGCTGTTGATGTGAATCTCGTTGTTGTTGATGTCGGCAGTCTTTCCGTGAACACGAATGCCCATCTGACGCGCATTGTTGATCACGTTATGGTGGATGCGAACGGTGTCCAGGCCGATATCATCCACCGCAGTGACTCTGATGGCGTCTATGCCCTGATGGCGGTTGGTCACCTCGCGGCCGTTGTCTATCAGCTCGCAATGACCGATATCCGCGCCCAGGCTGCCGCGGACGAAAATCCCCGCAACATCGCGGCCTGAGTAGGTCAGTGACAGCCCCCCCAGGCGCAGCTTCTTTGCGGAAAGGCTGAAAACCGGGTTGCAGCCCATGCCGTGCACTTCGCCGGCGCACTGGTTGCTGCCTTGGCGGATGAAGCCGTTGGCGACCTGTACATCTTCGAGCCACCACTTCTCCAGGTGGACGCCGCAGCCTTCCTCCGATTCATTGTAGACCACCGAGTGGCCGTTGAGGTCGAGCGTCACACGCGAAGCGGCTATCCGGAAAGCGGTAGCCGGCGCAACGATGTCATTCTGCAGGATGTAATGAGTGTCCGGCTGGTCCAGCAGGGAAGGGCCTTGCAGCATTACGGTGTGTTTGCGCGGAATAATGTCCATATCCTGGCGGCCTGCGCCGATGTCCATGTCCCTGCGTGCAATGGGGCCGGGCGCATCCGGAGGCGTCATGGCCAGTACCTCCTCCAGCGTGGCGGCACGGGCGGGCGGAGTCGCCAGGAGAAGGATGAAGACGAGGGCAAGAATCAACCAGCATCTATCACAACTGGGGATGTGGCCACGAAGGAAAGTGATGGTTCGTACAGTGTGGTATTTCATGCAGCAGTCCTCTTTGGGCGCGATGCGTTGCGCTGGTTGGCGATGACTG from Oceanidesulfovibrio marinus includes:
- a CDS encoding right-handed parallel beta-helix repeat-containing protein; its protein translation is MKYHTVRTITFLRGHIPSCDRCWLILALVFILLLATPPARAATLEEVLAMTPPDAPGPIARRDMDIGAGRQDMDIIPRKHTVMLQGPSLLDQPDTHYILQNDIVAPATAFRIAASRVTLDLNGHSVVYNESEEGCGVHLEKWWLEDVQVANGFIRQGSNQCAGEVHGMGCNPVFSLSAKKLRLGGLSLTYSGRDVAGIFVRGSLGADIGHCELIDNGREVTNRHQGIDAIRVTAVDDIGLDTVRIHHNVINNARQMGIRVHGKTADINNNEIHINSVVTNSFGVSISDGVIHQNKIFGAGAHPIGIWPGPGVKVHTNYVETQNTAASGEYGSAGSAGLRMTWGKNDGVEAWCNTFLVLGKEDGLPNGMDSWGRALFVGLPDAKQSALFHHNIIAATAQGTDAKTVAVGVVCLNTSPDLVFRENIIASDWCPILLGDDYGHSGGYPLFENNDIIRIGDNSDFHTIKNLYRYRPATGRFLNNRYVDAEQDDIAFPSRAEDVQDVIMEKTITLHLLNPDGSPVRETHVAMTLSNEATTQERATDGHGEVILHVPVQAYTNRNNNGGHFFRPRWVKYTKVPIQIHAGGYVSGAVLNPQRIDDVFTIQMR